The Amycolatopsis sp. DG1A-15b genome window below encodes:
- a CDS encoding tetratricopeptide repeat protein encodes MEFRMLGPLEAWHDGVPVPLGDQQQRFVLVVLLLHANKPVTPARLAEIVWADREAKPTLVRSYIKRLRDVVQEAGDVSIETTPTGYLLRIGEDQLDTARFDRLRADAADARVDDPRRAITLLREAVGLWRGKFLEDIDIDRVGGAEVISPDESYPDVVGDLAELELESGDHRSARDRLRPLVQADPASQKHAELLMRALLAGGDRVAALRVHHGTRDALAALRMAPGPVLRKLAARAEQGDPPSSLPSRPGGFTGRAAEIATIEAAATAGRRAVWISGAPGAGKSGLAIEAAHRLRDRFPDGQLLARLNGFTPGVPSTSVGDALSELLVELGVPAEQIPATVGRKVTLYQATLWGTRTLVVLDNAASPEQIRPLLPEADGCLAVITSRRMGDADTGENIRLSPLPPEEAAELFHALAGPARLRGRAAGVAEVVRRCGFLPMPIRVAAALFRRHDRWPLEHLLRLLEENGPWGEDGGVAAVRVSYRQLGEPQRAMFRLLGGLPGPDVDVAGGAALAGCDVAEARSLLDDLHEVSLLEEAAPERYQMLDPLKEFAAGEPASEPALVRLLDYYLVTLAAAVRAAYPFDRAQLPSTTDRSCAVTPMFADADAGLRWIVGERDNLVAAVHYAAGHALPEHTWRLAVLLWRYFNTTNQFEDWIGTLELAWKIVAADRGNDYGQAHVLLRLATAHDRRGQLAEALELAAKALPKWRRLGDPRGEAATLCALAIPTMELGRHEQAMAHLEAALAKYEQTEDRRGEAHALSMLGYLNELHGNLRIALRQHESAARMLREIGHVQGLAHALNNLGSVQERLGLLTEALTSYTDAHGHAAEVGDRCVEAYALNNLGNVHRQRGRFAEAVRYHDKARDVAANVPDADLRTQLYLDRGATALARGACHDALTAGKSALDLADGSGNRAYRARAHRGVAETLHAMGDHEGAVAHWAAAEAEFAALDLPEAGEVREARSALECACGPR; translated from the coding sequence GTGGAGTTTCGGATGCTCGGCCCGCTCGAGGCGTGGCACGACGGCGTGCCGGTGCCGCTGGGCGACCAGCAGCAGCGGTTCGTCCTCGTCGTGCTGCTCCTGCACGCCAACAAGCCCGTGACGCCCGCCCGCCTCGCCGAAATCGTCTGGGCCGACCGCGAAGCCAAGCCCACCCTGGTGCGCAGCTACATCAAGCGGCTGCGGGACGTCGTGCAGGAAGCCGGCGACGTGAGCATCGAGACGACCCCGACCGGCTACCTGCTGCGGATCGGCGAGGACCAGCTCGACACCGCGCGGTTCGACCGGCTGCGCGCCGACGCCGCGGACGCCCGTGTCGACGACCCCCGCCGGGCGATCACCCTGCTGCGCGAAGCCGTCGGCCTCTGGCGCGGGAAGTTCCTCGAAGACATCGACATCGACCGCGTCGGCGGCGCCGAAGTGATCTCGCCGGACGAGAGCTACCCCGACGTCGTCGGCGACCTGGCCGAACTCGAGCTGGAGTCCGGTGACCACCGCTCGGCGCGCGACCGGCTGCGGCCGCTCGTCCAGGCCGATCCGGCCAGCCAGAAGCACGCCGAACTCCTGATGCGCGCGTTGCTCGCCGGCGGCGACCGGGTGGCGGCCCTGCGCGTCCACCACGGCACCCGCGACGCCCTCGCCGCCCTGCGGATGGCGCCCGGGCCGGTGCTGCGCAAGCTCGCCGCGCGGGCCGAACAGGGCGATCCGCCCAGTTCGCTGCCGTCCCGGCCCGGCGGGTTCACCGGGCGGGCCGCGGAAATCGCCACCATCGAGGCGGCCGCGACAGCCGGACGGCGGGCGGTCTGGATCAGCGGCGCGCCCGGCGCCGGCAAGTCCGGCCTGGCGATCGAGGCCGCCCACCGGCTGCGCGACCGGTTCCCCGACGGCCAGCTCCTGGCGCGCCTCAACGGGTTCACCCCCGGTGTCCCCTCGACCAGCGTCGGCGACGCCCTCAGCGAGCTGCTGGTCGAGCTCGGGGTGCCCGCCGAGCAGATCCCGGCCACCGTCGGCCGGAAGGTCACGCTCTACCAGGCGACGCTCTGGGGCACGCGCACACTGGTCGTGCTGGACAACGCCGCGTCGCCGGAGCAGATCCGGCCGCTGCTGCCCGAAGCCGACGGCTGCCTGGCCGTCATCACCAGCCGGCGGATGGGCGACGCCGACACCGGCGAAAACATCCGGCTCTCGCCGTTGCCGCCGGAGGAGGCCGCCGAGCTGTTCCACGCGCTCGCCGGGCCGGCGCGGCTGCGCGGCCGGGCGGCCGGTGTCGCCGAGGTGGTCCGGCGGTGCGGCTTCCTGCCGATGCCCATCCGCGTGGCGGCCGCGCTGTTCCGGCGGCACGACCGGTGGCCGCTGGAGCACCTGCTGCGCCTGCTCGAAGAAAACGGGCCGTGGGGCGAGGACGGCGGCGTCGCCGCGGTCCGGGTTTCCTACCGGCAGCTCGGGGAACCGCAGCGCGCCATGTTCCGGCTGCTGGGCGGGCTGCCCGGCCCGGACGTCGACGTCGCCGGCGGCGCGGCCCTGGCCGGCTGCGACGTCGCCGAGGCGCGGTCGCTGCTCGACGACCTCCACGAGGTCAGCCTGCTGGAGGAGGCCGCGCCCGAGCGGTACCAGATGCTCGACCCGCTCAAGGAGTTCGCCGCCGGCGAGCCGGCGTCCGAACCCGCGCTGGTGCGGCTGCTCGACTACTACCTGGTGACGCTGGCGGCCGCGGTCCGTGCCGCGTACCCCTTCGACCGTGCGCAGCTGCCGTCGACGACGGACCGCTCCTGCGCAGTGACGCCGATGTTCGCCGACGCCGACGCCGGGCTGCGGTGGATCGTCGGCGAACGCGACAACCTCGTGGCCGCCGTCCACTACGCCGCCGGGCACGCGCTGCCCGAGCACACCTGGCGCCTCGCCGTGCTGCTGTGGCGCTACTTCAACACGACGAACCAGTTCGAGGACTGGATCGGCACGCTCGAGCTCGCCTGGAAGATCGTCGCCGCCGACCGGGGCAACGACTACGGCCAAGCGCACGTGCTGCTGCGGCTGGCCACCGCGCACGACCGGCGCGGGCAGCTCGCCGAGGCACTCGAACTCGCCGCCAAGGCGCTGCCCAAGTGGCGCCGCCTCGGGGACCCGCGCGGCGAAGCGGCGACGCTGTGCGCGCTCGCGATCCCGACCATGGAACTGGGCCGGCACGAGCAGGCGATGGCGCACCTCGAGGCCGCGCTGGCCAAGTACGAGCAGACCGAAGACCGGCGGGGCGAAGCCCACGCGCTGAGCATGCTCGGCTACCTCAACGAACTCCACGGCAACCTCCGGATCGCCCTGCGCCAGCACGAATCCGCCGCGCGGATGCTGCGGGAGATCGGCCACGTCCAAGGGCTGGCGCACGCGCTCAACAACCTCGGGTCCGTGCAGGAACGGCTCGGCCTGCTCACCGAAGCGCTGACCAGCTACACGGACGCGCACGGGCACGCCGCCGAAGTCGGCGACCGCTGCGTCGAGGCGTACGCGCTGAACAACCTCGGAAACGTGCACCGGCAGCGCGGCCGGTTCGCCGAAGCCGTCCGCTACCACGACAAGGCCCGGGACGTGGCGGCGAACGTGCCGGACGCCGACCTGCGCACCCAGCTCTACCTCGACCGCGGTGCGACGGCGCTGGCCAGGGGCGCCTGCCACGACGCGCTCACCGCCGGCAAATCGGCGCTGGACCTGGCCGACGGCAGCGGGAACCGCGCCTACCGGGCCCGGGCCCACCGCGGCGTCGCCGAGACGCTGCACGCGATGGGCGACCACGAAGGCGCGGTCGCCCACTGGGCCGCGGCCGAGGCCGAATTCGCCGCGCTCGACCTGCCGGAGGCCGGCGAGGTGCGCGAAGCGCGTTCGGCGCTGGAGTGCGCCTGCGGTCCCCGGTGA
- a CDS encoding PLP-dependent aminotransferase family protein yields MPESQTDWGVLLELSGPGPKHEQLARALRQAIRDGVLTGAVPPSRRLAADLGCSRWVVTQAYAQLVAEGYLAGRTGSATRVRPVGGAVAAKEPAHAAPARYDLAPGLPDLRNFPRRPWAEAVREVLATTPHTDFGLPEPGGHPRLRRVLGEYLRRVRGAAPGTVLVCGGVTDGVTGVCRALVERGSTRLAVEDPGWTRLRRAAEGAGMTVDPVPVDDEGIDVGRIPAGVRAVLVTPAHQFPTGSVLSPRRRAELLGWARDVDGLILEDDYDAEFRYDRRPVGTVQGTDPARVALFGSVSKTLSPALGLGWAVLPPQWTVRAHPPPVVDQLALAGFVESGGYDRYLRGARLRYRARRDRLVAALGPARLSGAAAGLHLLLHLDQDAAAVARKAKAAGVKVADLDGYRTAPGEPALVLGYGNLADSGVEAAARLLRQAMTTA; encoded by the coding sequence GTGCCGGAATCACAGACCGATTGGGGCGTGCTGCTGGAGCTGAGCGGACCGGGCCCCAAGCACGAACAGCTGGCCAGGGCCCTGCGCCAGGCGATCCGGGACGGCGTCCTGACCGGCGCCGTCCCGCCGAGCCGCCGGCTCGCCGCCGACCTCGGGTGCTCGCGGTGGGTGGTCACGCAGGCCTACGCCCAGCTCGTCGCCGAGGGGTACCTGGCCGGGCGCACCGGGTCGGCCACTCGGGTCCGGCCGGTGGGTGGCGCGGTGGCGGCGAAGGAACCGGCGCACGCGGCGCCGGCCCGGTACGACCTCGCTCCGGGCCTGCCCGACCTGCGGAACTTTCCCCGGCGGCCGTGGGCGGAAGCGGTGCGCGAGGTCCTCGCGACCACGCCGCACACCGACTTCGGGTTGCCCGAACCGGGCGGCCACCCCCGGCTGCGGCGGGTCCTGGGTGAGTACCTCCGGCGCGTCCGCGGCGCCGCGCCCGGCACCGTGCTGGTCTGCGGCGGCGTCACCGACGGCGTGACCGGCGTGTGCCGCGCCCTGGTCGAGCGCGGCAGCACGCGGCTGGCCGTCGAAGATCCCGGGTGGACGCGGTTGCGGCGGGCGGCCGAAGGCGCCGGGATGACCGTCGACCCGGTGCCGGTCGACGACGAAGGCATCGACGTCGGGCGGATTCCGGCGGGCGTCCGCGCCGTGCTCGTCACGCCCGCGCACCAGTTCCCCACCGGCTCGGTCCTCTCGCCGCGCCGTCGGGCCGAACTCCTCGGCTGGGCGCGGGACGTCGACGGCCTGATCCTCGAAGACGACTACGACGCCGAGTTCCGGTACGACCGGCGGCCCGTCGGCACCGTCCAGGGCACCGACCCGGCGCGGGTCGCGCTCTTCGGGTCGGTGAGCAAGACGCTCAGCCCCGCGCTCGGGCTCGGCTGGGCCGTGCTACCTCCACAGTGGACAGTGCGAGCGCACCCGCCACCCGTGGTCGACCAGCTCGCGCTCGCCGGCTTCGTCGAAAGCGGCGGCTACGACCGGTACCTGCGCGGCGCCCGGCTGCGGTACCGCGCCCGGCGCGACCGGCTCGTCGCCGCGCTCGGGCCCGCGCGGCTCTCCGGGGCCGCCGCCGGGCTGCACCTCCTGCTCCACCTCGACCAGGACGCCGCGGCGGTGGCCCGGAAGGCGAAGGCGGCCGGCGTCAAAGTGGCCGATCTCGACGGCTACCGGACCGCGCCGGGCGAGCCCGCGCTCGTCCTCGGCTACGGCAACCTCGCCGACTCCGGCGTCGAAGCGGCCGCGCGGCTGCTGCGGCAGGCGATGACAACGGCTTGA
- a CDS encoding GH92 family glycosyl hydrolase, whose protein sequence is MGSQSRRLVAAAAVGLVVAATTQATAHAAAPVDPVSLVNPFVGTQNFGNTFPGASAPFGMVQVSPDTGGQGGYDYLQNAIYGFSQTHLSGVGCGVMGELPIMPTTGAVDNVDKNAYRSEYSHDDEHAEPGYYRVGLKKYGINAELTATARTGWQRYTFPSTGAANVLFNTGQANQSVKDSEIHVVGDRTLEGRVKAGGFCAGHDEHTVYFTATFDRPFSSFGTWRDSARTPGSRDAAGTGGNGAWASFDATTDHDVVLKVGLSYTGLDGARKNLAAETSNYDFDATRAALHQQWADRLGAIKIAGGTTDRQTAFYTALYHAQLHPNLAGDTDGAYTGFDGKVHPASGYTPYQNFSLWDTYRPQNQLLEMLEPQVARDVALSVVAIGRDGGWLPRWALAESETNIMTGDPVTPFLVEAWSKGLLAGHEEEAYALLKKNATSTPPADSPYNGRSGVNYYNERGYIPSGLELGKDCAAKGGDNDCEHPASATMEYSAADAALALMARGLGHGADAKMFADRGQWYRNLWDSSIQQFRPRTAEGTFLTPYNPVDADHQFHEGGAYQYQWLVPQDPAGLVSLMGGRKTTEKRLDSFFAYDKLLTDPAGTARKDWIASPYDYYGKATYNPNNEPDLLAPYTYNWVGAPAKTATVVRAAMTLFTTGPDGMTGNDDLGTMSAWYVFSSLGLYPTMSGANFLALSSPQFESATVRIGQYGSAQGGTLTVSAPGASDANRYIQSVSLNGRDVRQTSLNWSSLAHGGTLSHQLGSRPSSWGTSPSAAPPSVNNAPGDQRRHVDASLRQTSVVIPSGTAQQVHLDLDVLAQNPALQPVTVSVTSPWKARFQPVDLIWSGRLPVQRTVPITVTGPAGTAVGTYPVQVKVAGLGANTVTRSATIEVRTPSACVSPGAQCAVDLARDRNHDGTATVSASTEGNFDGGGWSYDASLLPPAGPVVWDGVTYAAPDASGTAANFVEARGQSLLLPAGQHAALKLVGASHNGPVSTTLTAHYTDGTSADLAVTFGDWAGSGSPVVLEMPHRIKAGSGVDGPPVRLFGISAGLDGGKTVQSVSLPNDPRVEIYALTLA, encoded by the coding sequence ATGGGGTCGCAAAGCAGACGGCTGGTCGCCGCCGCGGCCGTCGGGCTCGTGGTCGCCGCCACGACCCAGGCCACCGCACACGCCGCCGCGCCGGTCGATCCGGTGAGCCTCGTCAACCCGTTCGTCGGCACGCAGAACTTCGGCAACACCTTCCCCGGGGCCAGTGCGCCCTTCGGGATGGTGCAGGTCAGCCCGGACACCGGCGGGCAGGGCGGCTACGACTACCTGCAGAACGCGATCTACGGCTTCAGCCAGACCCACCTGTCCGGCGTCGGCTGCGGGGTGATGGGCGAGCTGCCGATCATGCCGACCACCGGCGCCGTGGACAACGTTGACAAGAACGCCTACCGCTCCGAGTACAGCCACGACGACGAGCACGCCGAGCCGGGCTACTACCGCGTCGGCCTCAAGAAGTACGGGATCAACGCCGAACTGACGGCAACCGCGCGCACCGGGTGGCAGCGCTACACGTTCCCCTCGACCGGCGCGGCGAACGTCCTGTTCAACACCGGCCAGGCCAACCAGTCCGTCAAGGACTCCGAGATCCACGTCGTCGGCGACCGTACGCTCGAAGGGCGGGTGAAAGCCGGCGGGTTCTGCGCCGGCCACGACGAACACACCGTCTACTTCACCGCCACCTTCGACCGGCCGTTCAGCTCCTTCGGCACCTGGCGCGACTCGGCGCGCACGCCGGGCAGCCGCGACGCCGCGGGCACCGGCGGCAACGGCGCCTGGGCGAGCTTCGACGCGACCACCGACCACGACGTCGTGCTCAAGGTCGGCCTGTCCTACACCGGTCTCGACGGCGCCCGGAAGAACCTGGCGGCGGAGACTTCGAACTACGACTTCGACGCCACCCGCGCGGCGCTGCACCAGCAGTGGGCCGACCGGCTCGGCGCGATCAAGATCGCCGGCGGCACGACCGACCGGCAGACGGCGTTCTACACCGCGCTCTACCACGCCCAGCTGCACCCGAACCTGGCCGGCGACACCGACGGCGCGTACACCGGCTTCGACGGCAAGGTGCACCCGGCGAGCGGCTACACGCCGTACCAGAACTTCTCGCTGTGGGACACCTACCGGCCGCAGAACCAGCTGCTGGAGATGCTGGAACCGCAGGTCGCGCGGGATGTGGCGCTGTCGGTCGTCGCCATCGGGCGCGACGGCGGGTGGCTGCCGCGGTGGGCGCTGGCCGAGAGCGAAACGAACATCATGACCGGCGACCCGGTGACGCCGTTCCTCGTCGAGGCGTGGTCGAAGGGACTGCTCGCCGGGCACGAAGAAGAGGCGTACGCGCTGCTCAAGAAGAACGCGACGAGCACGCCGCCCGCCGATTCGCCGTACAACGGCCGCTCCGGCGTCAACTACTACAACGAACGCGGGTACATCCCGAGCGGGCTGGAACTCGGCAAGGACTGCGCGGCCAAGGGCGGCGACAACGACTGCGAGCACCCGGCGTCGGCGACCATGGAGTACTCGGCGGCCGACGCGGCACTGGCGTTGATGGCCCGCGGGCTGGGCCACGGCGCCGACGCGAAGATGTTCGCCGACCGTGGCCAGTGGTACCGCAATTTGTGGGACTCCTCGATCCAGCAGTTCCGCCCGCGCACCGCCGAGGGCACGTTCCTCACGCCGTACAACCCGGTCGACGCCGACCACCAGTTCCACGAAGGCGGCGCCTACCAGTACCAGTGGCTCGTGCCGCAGGACCCGGCCGGGCTCGTCTCGCTGATGGGCGGCAGGAAGACGACCGAGAAGCGGCTTGATTCCTTCTTCGCGTACGACAAGCTGCTGACCGATCCCGCCGGCACCGCGCGGAAGGACTGGATCGCCAGCCCGTACGACTACTACGGCAAGGCCACCTACAACCCGAACAACGAGCCCGACCTGCTGGCGCCGTACACGTACAACTGGGTCGGCGCGCCGGCGAAGACGGCGACCGTCGTCCGCGCGGCGATGACGCTGTTCACCACCGGCCCCGACGGCATGACCGGCAACGACGACCTCGGCACGATGTCGGCCTGGTACGTCTTCTCGTCGCTCGGGCTGTACCCGACGATGAGCGGCGCGAACTTCCTCGCGCTGTCGAGCCCGCAGTTCGAGTCGGCGACCGTCCGGATCGGACAGTACGGCTCCGCGCAGGGCGGGACGCTCACGGTGTCGGCGCCGGGCGCGAGCGACGCGAACCGGTACATCCAGAGCGTGTCGCTCAACGGCCGGGACGTGCGGCAGACGTCGCTGAACTGGTCTTCGCTGGCCCACGGCGGGACGCTTTCGCACCAGCTCGGGTCCCGGCCGTCTTCGTGGGGGACGTCGCCGTCCGCGGCACCGCCTTCGGTGAACAACGCGCCGGGCGACCAGCGGCGGCACGTCGACGCTTCACTGCGGCAGACGTCCGTGGTGATCCCGTCCGGCACCGCGCAGCAGGTGCACCTCGACCTGGACGTGCTGGCCCAGAACCCGGCGTTGCAGCCGGTGACGGTTTCGGTCACCTCGCCGTGGAAGGCCCGGTTCCAGCCGGTGGATCTGATCTGGTCCGGACGGCTGCCGGTGCAGCGGACGGTGCCGATCACGGTGACCGGGCCGGCGGGCACCGCCGTCGGGACCTACCCGGTGCAGGTGAAGGTGGCCGGGTTGGGCGCGAACACGGTGACGCGCTCGGCGACGATCGAGGTCCGGACGCCTTCGGCGTGCGTGTCGCCGGGTGCGCAGTGCGCGGTCGACCTGGCCCGTGACCGCAACCACGACGGCACGGCGACGGTCTCGGCGTCCACGGAAGGCAACTTCGACGGCGGCGGCTGGAGCTACGACGCTTCGCTGCTCCCGCCGGCGGGTCCGGTGGTCTGGGACGGCGTCACGTACGCGGCTCCGGACGCTTCGGGGACGGCTGCGAACTTCGTGGAGGCCCGCGGGCAGTCGCTGCTGCTCCCGGCCGGTCAGCACGCGGCGTTGAAGCTGGTCGGGGCGTCGCACAACGGCCCGGTGTCGACGACGCTGACGGCGCACTACACCGATGGCACGAGCGCCGACCTGGCCGTGACCTTCGGTGACTGGGCGGGGTCCGGGAGCCCGGTGGTGCTCGAAATGCCGCACCGGATCAAGGCGGGGAGCGGGGTGGACGGGCCGCCGGTGCGGTTGTTCGGGATTTCGGCCGGGCTGGACGGCGGGAAGACCGTGCAGTCGGTGAGCCTGCCGAACGACCCGCGGGTGGAGATCTACGCGCTCACCCTGGCGTGA
- a CDS encoding MFS transporter has translation MARLLTGLSLGYFLVMLDTTIVTVALPALSPSLPAQQWISNGYTLTFAAFLLTAGAWSDRFGARRVFSAGLVSFAVLSGLSALSFSTPSLIALRALLGVAGALLVPSSLSLIAAAYPVPAARAKAMGVWAAVSGTGLVAGPLLGGLLTQAFGWRAIFLVNVPVAAVAFALSRSAPPTPAKPGRTDLTGQVSAVVALSALTYALIESSWGPLLLSAAAAAVFVRSQRRPEAMLPARLFRNRAFPLGLVAGAIVNFGLSGVLFVLSLYFQETRGYPPSLTGLAFLPLTIPTAFNPIFTGRLVARIGPRIPAVSGFSLMSAGTLLQAGSTSAVLSVVALALLGFGVSLAIPSLLTAVVASAPPDLTGVAGGALNAARQTGAALGVAILGALLAGTTTSIALIAAAGLLLVGALVVLFPIRL, from the coding sequence GTGGCAAGACTCCTCACCGGCCTTTCGCTGGGCTACTTCCTGGTCATGCTGGACACGACAATCGTGACGGTCGCGCTCCCGGCTCTCTCGCCGTCTTTGCCGGCGCAGCAATGGATTTCCAACGGCTACACGCTGACGTTCGCGGCGTTCCTGCTGACGGCGGGAGCGTGGTCCGACCGGTTCGGCGCCCGCCGGGTGTTCTCCGCCGGTCTGGTCTCGTTCGCGGTGCTGTCCGGTTTGTCGGCGCTGTCGTTCTCGACGCCGTCGCTGATCGCCCTTCGCGCCCTGCTCGGCGTGGCGGGCGCCCTGCTGGTCCCTTCATCGCTGTCGCTGATCGCGGCGGCCTACCCGGTGCCCGCCGCGCGGGCGAAGGCGATGGGGGTGTGGGCCGCGGTGAGCGGAACCGGCCTGGTGGCGGGCCCGCTCCTGGGTGGTCTCTTGACGCAGGCGTTCGGCTGGCGGGCGATCTTCCTGGTCAACGTCCCGGTGGCCGCGGTCGCGTTCGCGCTGTCCCGGTCCGCGCCCCCGACGCCGGCGAAGCCCGGCCGGACCGACCTCACGGGCCAGGTTTCGGCAGTAGTCGCTTTGTCGGCTTTGACGTACGCCCTGATCGAGAGTTCGTGGGGTCCGTTGCTGCTCTCCGCCGCCGCGGCCGCGGTGTTCGTCCGGTCCCAGCGCCGCCCCGAGGCGATGCTCCCGGCGCGCCTGTTCCGCAACCGCGCGTTCCCGCTGGGACTGGTGGCGGGCGCGATCGTTAACTTCGGGTTGTCGGGCGTGCTTTTCGTGTTGTCGCTGTATTTCCAGGAAACTCGGGGTTATCCGCCGTCGCTGACCGGTTTGGCCTTTCTCCCGTTGACGATCCCGACGGCGTTCAACCCGATTTTCACCGGCCGTCTGGTGGCGAGGATCGGGCCCCGGATCCCGGCGGTCTCCGGTTTCTCCCTGATGTCGGCGGGCACACTGCTTCAGGCGGGCTCGACCTCGGCGGTCCTCTCGGTCGTCGCCCTCGCGCTGCTGGGCTTCGGGGTCTCGCTGGCGATTCCGTCACTGCTGACCGCTGTGGTCGCCTCGGCTCCGCCCGACCTGACCGGTGTCGCCGGTGGAGCGTTGAACGCCGCCCGCCAGACGGGTGCCGCGCTCGGGGTGGCGATCCTGGGCGCCCTGCTGGCCGGCACGACAACGTCGATCGCGCTCATCGCCGCGGCGGGCCTGCTCCTGGTCGGTGCGCTGGTCGTCCTGTTTCCAATTCGTTTATGA
- a CDS encoding LysR family transcriptional regulator: MELRHLRTFRAVARTLNFTHAAAELHYAQSSVTEQIQALEAELGSKLFERGRRLRLTGAGERLVGYADQVLELVEEARAAVDEERGEPEGDLTIGALETLCAHRIPALFGAYRTRWPRVRVRLEEGSRGELYGAVQRSAMDVCFTFGEPPADPALASASLGAEPLVVIAPPGHPLAGKEEIRPGDLDGVGFLATPNGCGFREMLDRIDGPVVEAEVGSLAALARCVAAGLGCGLVPALVEHEGAIAVPLAGATTDVTMTWRRRDEHKPSVAALLATAYALSSTDSISSGSSKVKAGAIDS, encoded by the coding sequence ATGGAACTGCGCCACCTGCGCACCTTCCGCGCCGTCGCGCGGACGCTCAACTTCACCCACGCCGCCGCCGAGCTGCACTACGCGCAGTCCAGCGTCACCGAGCAGATCCAGGCCCTGGAAGCCGAACTCGGCTCGAAACTGTTCGAACGCGGCCGGCGGCTGCGGCTCACCGGCGCCGGGGAACGGCTCGTCGGCTACGCGGACCAGGTGCTCGAACTCGTCGAGGAAGCCCGGGCCGCGGTCGACGAGGAGCGCGGTGAGCCCGAAGGCGACCTGACCATCGGTGCCCTGGAAACGCTGTGTGCGCACCGGATCCCGGCCCTCTTCGGCGCGTACCGGACGCGGTGGCCGCGCGTGCGGGTCAGGCTGGAAGAAGGCAGCCGCGGCGAGCTCTACGGCGCCGTGCAACGGTCCGCAATGGACGTTTGCTTCACCTTCGGCGAGCCGCCCGCCGACCCGGCGCTCGCCAGTGCGTCGCTGGGCGCCGAGCCACTCGTCGTCATCGCCCCGCCCGGACATCCGTTGGCGGGCAAGGAGGAAATCCGGCCCGGCGACCTCGACGGCGTCGGCTTCCTCGCGACGCCGAACGGCTGCGGCTTCCGGGAGATGCTGGACCGGATCGACGGGCCCGTCGTCGAGGCGGAGGTGGGCAGCCTCGCCGCCCTCGCGCGGTGCGTCGCCGCCGGCCTGGGGTGCGGGCTCGTGCCCGCCCTCGTCGAGCACGAAGGCGCGATCGCCGTTCCCCTGGCCGGGGCGACCACCGACGTCACCATGACGTGGCGGCGGCGCGACGAGCACAAGCCGAGCGTCGCCGCGCTGCTCGCCACCGCCTACGCGTTGTCCAGCACGGACAGCATTTCCTCGGGCAGCTCCAAGGTGAAGGCCGGCGCGATCGATTCGTAG
- a CDS encoding aldo/keto reductase, producing MEKVELGRTGQYVSQVSLGCMTMGTSTDEPTSARILDAYLDAGGDFLDTANCYAWWAGEEYSGGESESLLGKLLRGRRDRVFLATKVAAGITDLPAARAAIRPDGTSDWAARERTYEGASAAVIEREAEASLRRLGTDHIDLYYVHVDDRATPLEETLSALDSLVRAGKVRYIGWSNVRTWRLERIRALALANRWASPVAVQVQHSYLRPAGADVPSIAGGELLDWLSGHPDVSLAAYSSLLRGIYDDADYRESTQIWRSYAGPDSEARLAAVAKVASSLGASGNQVALAWLLHKGAIPLIGPRTWEHYESIAPAFTLELPEEMLSVLDNA from the coding sequence ATGGAGAAGGTGGAACTGGGCCGGACCGGCCAGTACGTGAGCCAGGTGTCGCTGGGCTGCATGACGATGGGCACCTCGACGGACGAGCCGACGTCGGCCCGCATCCTGGACGCGTACCTCGACGCCGGCGGCGATTTCCTGGACACGGCGAACTGCTACGCCTGGTGGGCCGGCGAGGAGTACTCCGGCGGCGAGAGCGAATCGCTGCTCGGCAAGCTGCTGCGCGGCCGGCGCGACCGGGTGTTCCTGGCGACGAAGGTGGCGGCGGGCATCACGGACCTCCCCGCGGCTCGTGCGGCCATCCGTCCGGACGGCACATCGGACTGGGCAGCGAGGGAGCGCACGTACGAAGGGGCGAGTGCCGCGGTGATCGAGCGCGAGGCGGAGGCCAGCCTGCGGCGCCTGGGCACCGACCACATCGACCTCTACTACGTCCACGTGGACGACCGGGCCACGCCGCTCGAGGAGACACTGTCCGCATTGGACTCCTTGGTCCGGGCCGGCAAGGTGCGGTACATCGGCTGGAGCAACGTCCGGACGTGGCGGCTCGAGCGCATCCGCGCGCTGGCTCTGGCGAACCGCTGGGCATCGCCGGTGGCGGTCCAGGTCCAGCACTCGTACCTGCGCCCGGCCGGCGCCGACGTCCCGTCCATCGCCGGGGGCGAGCTGCTGGACTGGCTTTCCGGTCACCCGGACGTCTCGCTGGCGGCGTATTCCTCTCTGCTGCGCGGAATCTACGACGACGCCGACTACCGCGAGTCCACGCAGATCTGGCGGTCCTACGCGGGGCCGGACTCGGAAGCCCGCCTGGCGGCGGTCGCGAAGGTGGCGTCTTCGCTGGGGGCGTCGGGCAACCAGGTGGCGCTGGCGTGGCTGCTGCACAAGGGCGCCATTCCGCTGATCGGCCCGCGCACCTGGGAACACTACGAATCGATCGCGCCGGCCTTCACCTTGGAGCTGCCCGAGGAAATGCTGTCCGTGCTGGACAACGCGTAG